GTATTGATTATCTAGAACTTGTTGCATGTTGCTTTTGGGAATCATAGGTTGCTTGACGTGTTGGTGTCCATGCATTACTTCTGGACGAATTGCTGAGATTGTCGACAAGGGAACTACTTGTAAGTGTCTCACTGTGTCTCAGGCTCGAGTTTGATCCATCATATGATTTAATATGCAGTAAAATGCCGTTTTTGTTgttgaggtttggtcagttttgcaactttcatccaaaggtttgttttttcgtatctggatccaaaagatttgaaatcttgccattttcatccggctcgttaactccatccatttttctctgttaaactaggggtatttctgtctttttgtTAACTTTAAGGGCAAGTCAGTCTTTTTCAAGGGTATTCGCTCTTTTttcataaagtgaaaaagaccgaattgccctttaagttaacaaaaaagacggaaatatccctgacttaacggagaaaaatggatgaagttaacggGCCAGATGAAAATAGTCAGttttttcaaaccttttggatccagatgcgaaaaaacaaacttGTGGATGAAAgatgcaaaactggccaaaccttagggacgaaaacgACATTTTAGTCTTTAATATTTATAAACCTACTTTGGTATAATATATGcatttttgttaattaaacaaCAGCAACAGCTAAGTCTAGCAAAACGTATGGGTTGGGTGAGGTAAATGATCAAAACGGATTCGACTCATGACAACAAGTCGTTTCAATAAAGTAGCAATTTGGTTCGGGTCTAAATGATTTGTGAACCGGACACATTTAGAAGTTGACGGTGACAGTTATATCACTACTATTTGACGAGGGTTAAAATCAAATAGAAAGTCTTCTAAAAATAATAAATCGTAAGAAGACTGTCAAACGGACTCCGACTGACCCCATTCAAGCGGTGTTCTAACCGTCTCATCGAACTCTACGATATCAGATTTTAGGTTTTCACTTTTAAATTTATAGCttgtagattttagaattttATTTGTTTATCTATTGTGTCTATTCTATATTTGCGTCATTGTGTTATATTTCTctcgacattgtgttatattttgcaaCCTATTATGTTTTTGTACACTTCTTAGATTTAGAAGACTCTGTAGGATAATTTTAAACTATTTGATGAATTAttgcattttttttttataaaacagcTTGTGGTGTGCACGGGGCCATTTATTCGATACTTTGTCTACTCACCGGATGCGAATGCATATATTCATGTATGTTTCGCTCTAAATTAAGGCAACAATACATGTTGCCTGAGCAACCTTGCAACGACTGCCTTGTCCATTGTTGTTGTGAGTGGTGCGCTCTTTGCCAGGAGTATCGTGAGCTTAAGCATCGTGGATTCGAACCATCTCTTGGTAATAAGTTTCTCTCGGTCTCTCTTATTAAATTCAAAATCAATGAAAATGACTTATAAATTGTTGTAAAAAGATCTAACTCGAGTTTTACTGGTTTTGCACTATAATTAGGATGGGAAGGAAATCTGGCGAGGCAGAATCAAGGAGTCGTGATGCCGCCTGTTGGTCCTAAAGAAATGAAACGTTGATTTGGTTATGAGCCAAAGAAATTTAGTAATCGATTTGTGATAACTCATATATTTTTGCCTTTGCTCTTGTTTCTGTCATGTCAACAATAGTACACTTCTTTTTAAAGTTTTGGAACAAAATAAGTGTAATTTTAGATATGAATAGTTAGAACATCATAGCCCTTTAAATTTCAAACGATGGTTTGCGTATACATTGAACGACCGCTTGATGATGTAGAAAGGTGTTGGATTAAAAAGCAAGGGTGTGGGTATAACATGACCCAACATAATTAAGGTTTCGTTATTTTTCAAAGATCAGATAAGATATCGCCAAATTATATACTATACAATTTACAATGCCCGAcgagtttttatttatttatttttaaattacaATAATATTCTATTTGTAATTAAGTTTGTTTtttctttaaaatcttttgtttGTTAACTTTTTATAAACTTCTAAATGCACAATTATGTTTAATTATTATTCATTAATATTAAGATATAATAAGTTTTATTGGAAATGAAGTTGTATTGTAAATAAAGTATATTTTCATATCGTAAACGGCTTTCGCATTTGATTAGATTGATAACTTCAATGGAATATAATTATGCACTTTGACTATCCGACGACAACTATGAGTAAATATTAGAGATATAGTATCACATTTCATTCAAGTTTTACACTATgagcatttatttatttttagctAAATAGACGTAATAAAAGACCCCAATGACGTTCGAAGGGATGGCGTATGATttaaaacaaagaagaaaaaacTTTGTGGTAAAAGTCAACACGTTTGTCTTACCATTATACCTCATGGCCTAAGTGAAATCTTGATAACTTTCTATGCTAGAAACTTTTAGGGAACATGAAATCTACAAAGTCTTACAAGCTTCTTATAAAATATAAAGATTGTTTGGTTCGTTTGAATTCAATGGatattaaaatttaaatttcATTCGTAACATGTTCGGTTAATATAACTTGTTGGAATATGAATGTGAATTCAAATAATATATGTTTGGTTGAAGTATAAAcgtaagaccacccgtagtgaaACCATCATCCGGCGTGATCCCCCCCCCCAAACACGCCCAAAAACGCCGCCCTCCCCACCCCCGCCGGCGTGATCCGGCAAAAATCCTCCGCAGGCGTGTTTTGAAACACGCTTGGATCAAGTTGTTTTGGCCAATCAAATCTTATCTTCCTTTTTCATTTATTTAATCTTCcaatagatttttttttgtttttttatttttatttaattctttacacccTTTTATCATAATGCCCCCATCCCCACTAcactcattttagaaaaacgtTCAATAATGCCCCTTACTAACTGGGCTGTCACATAACGCAAAACACCCAAGGATAGATATtacccactacacatggtctaacagAAACTGAAATTAGTTCCTTCAAATTCAAAGAAATTTGGCATTCCTTTCAAATGTGAATGAATTCAACTAAAGCAATTGAATCTCCCAAATCACAATCACACTTTGTCAATACCCTGCCATATGTGCCCAAATCTActttaaaattttcaattaaaTGTGTAATTTGTTACCACGGTCCGTGACCAAAtctattttaaaattttcaattatTGGAAAAAAAACTACATCAACCAATGAAATTTGAAGGAATGACGTATGATTTAAAGCGAAGAATTAAACAGTTTTTTCAGTATCAATCAACACGTTTGTCTTACTATTCGTAGTAGTAGAATGAGTGCTCATACATACCATATGCTTCAACCTATCCGGTTTTAAATAATCTGTGGATTTATCCAAATTGCTTTCAAAATTATCATTGTTAATTGCGATCACTGAAATTACATTTTAAAATATCTACTTTcaatcatggttgcaaaagtcactaggcgctccctagtcggattcgggagtactcgggaagtactcggcttaggcggggattactcggggagtaattggcctgggagaagagtactcgtgcctcggcagcctaccttgtagcgagtactcggggagtactcggagcctaggcgggacttttacaaccatgctttCAATTATTGCTATCAGAATTCTATTTTTTAATAACTCTACCAAAACTATTATTGACACAAGCACTTAAATAATAATCCTATAACAAACACCCTAAGGGGCTGTGTGACGACATTTGAATGG
The sequence above is drawn from the Helianthus annuus cultivar XRQ/B chromosome 12, HanXRQr2.0-SUNRISE, whole genome shotgun sequence genome and encodes:
- the LOC110895547 gene encoding cell number regulator 10-like; amino-acid sequence: MYTSTGQPQYVTGVPAQPMTAPSQWSTGLCDCGKDCSSCCLTCWCPCITSGRIAEIVDKGTTSCGVHGAIYSILCLLTGCECIYSCMFRSKLRQQYMLPEQPCNDCLVHCCCEWCALCQEYRELKHRGFEPSLGWEGNLARQNQGVVMPPVGPKEMKR